The following coding sequences lie in one Micropterus dolomieu isolate WLL.071019.BEF.003 ecotype Adirondacks linkage group LG15, ASM2129224v1, whole genome shotgun sequence genomic window:
- the nkx6.2 gene encoding homeobox protein Nkx-6.2 yields the protein MLAVGQMEANRQSAFVLGSTPLAALHNMTEMKTSLFPYTLQQSPGGFKAPQLSNLNSQIAIGTPHGISDILGRPITTAGQLLSGFPRINGLTTTAAAAAAGMYFSPAVSRYPKPLAELPGRAPIFWPGVMQGSPWRDPRIPCPSQANVMMDKDGKKKHSRPTFSGQQIFALEKTFEQTKYLAGPERARLAYSLGMTESQVKVWFQNRRTKWRKRHAAEMATAKKKHDSETEKMKESSDNEDDDEYNKPLDPNSDDEKITRLLKKHKATNLALISPCSNSSDTL from the exons ATGTTAGCGGTCGGGCAGATGGAGGCTAACCGGCAGAGTGCTTTCGTCCTGGGCAGCACCCCGCTGGCGGCGTTGCACAACATGACCGAGATGAAGACATCCCTGTTCCCGTACACGCTGCAGCAGAGCCCGGGGGGCTTCAAGGCGCCCCAGCTCTCCAATCTCAACTCCCAGATCGCCATTGGGACTCCCCACGGAATAAGCGACATCCTGGGGAGACCCATCACCACGGCCGGACAGCTGCTGTCCGGGTTCCCCAGGATAAACGGCCTGACCACTACCGCAGCCGCCGCAGCAGCGGGGATGTACTTCAGCCCGGCGGTGTCGCGGTACCCGAAGCCCCTGGCCGAGCTGCCGGGGCGGGCGCCCATCTTTTGGCCGGGGGTGATGCAGGGTTCTCCCTGGAGGGACCCGCGGATTCCCTGTCCTA GTCAAGCTAATGTAATGATGGACAAGGACGGCAAGAAGAAACACTCCAGACCGACTTTTTCAGGACAGCAAATCTTTGCACTGGAAAAAACTTTCGAGCAGACGAAATACCTGGCCGGCCCAGAGAGAGCCCGCCTGGCTTACTCTTTAGGAATGACCGAGAGCCAAGTCAAG GTTTGGTTTCAGAACAGAAGGACCAAATGGCGGAAGCGACACGCGGCAGAAATGGCCACGGCCAAGAAGAAGCACGACTCAGAGACGGAGAAGATGAAGGAGAGCTCGGACAACGAGGACGACGATGAGTACAACAAACCGCTGGACCCAAATTCAGACGATGAGAAAATCACGAGACTGTTGAAAAAGCACAAGGCCACCAACCTGGCGCTCATCAGCCCCTGCAGTAACAGCTCGGACACCTTGTGA